From the Hevea brasiliensis isolate MT/VB/25A 57/8 chromosome 15, ASM3005281v1, whole genome shotgun sequence genome, one window contains:
- the LOC110673945 gene encoding putative E3 ubiquitin-protein ligase LIN-1 isoform X1 gives MYTSKSSMASSSSFSCSPLSHDYERPDLESIKALLIAVNEYFLEFLANAELWNSLKSQCISKLNIRKQEFFEFYEHSVLSNLYWGIENIEAAIHAKCTEEKTTWLMNSERMLQAPALLDEHGVTAGIQNHYLVCSSYFYLSAVRKLQNDEWQVALHFLQAMLVSPRLVRTELAPELCGNLFPSSIVLEIQIMGGKNNNESVADFLKEANVNDAIREIARRYKHWLMYYQVMLHGATPQWHCRSRGSSSYKGESLRFWQATSRTDSSNSIEHEYFQKYKDKKLHPFGPQQYTVDDTAEKPKTCTEIRELQDDNKAFNQLDQVPKLKIQTEKYKSIKCLKEVLLESQSDTPTSANSSYSYYLEEDDGEVNMDESISSIRTAGEDDLQPEVCDQMPQASCFTLDQLCTMMNFPPASQQKVQEVDQVNISSFSSGRFPDSISCFDLSILELRNKKSGALQDRNVEDNSAQRTSWKHNAQVTNQVATAALQSCRLMQRDDQKKVKDKKEYSHCQNNLNELCLQSGKDSNSELMVILEKIISRLCFSEGLAKCEEDYAVKVTAVYKMLDSKKEIKYTILKDFILDQLLTAISTSKEENVTRASISILTSIVSINKSAIEDIKNKGLRLCDLVTALKQNMHEAAILIYFINPPPEEIKTLELLPELMEIVCTSNSYKGKPASELLTPPAASLMIIEILVTAFDCDTNNMQLAAISSPHILSRLPDVARDNNLEECISMAKIFIKCMQFDGQCRKHISQLTPLAPFKRLLQSNEKRAKFTALQFFHEILCMPRSSAISLLQRIRKEGSDDIMNLLLQCVQQLQADYQLLAANLLLQLDVLGHSSGKSMFMEEAMQIILKSVASEENSTLQQISTFILANIGGTYSWTGEPYTVALLVKKAGVTSLYHRNMIRNFNWSDLSLQDAGMDSWCSKIAKGIISIGKPVFHALEKGIRSKIKWVSKNSLTAIAWIGCEIAKYPNSLRNSACEILLNGIEQFLHPGAALEERLLACLCIYNYTSGRGMQKLIHFSEGVRESLRRFSSVTWMAEELHRVADFYLPNKSRISCVHTQILEAKQSKSGAVTALIYYRGLLYSGYSDGSIKVWDIKQQSATLVWDLKEHKKAVTCFSLFEPGESLLSGSADKTIRVWQMVHRKLECIEVIAMKEPIQKIETYGQMIFMITQSHRMKVFDSSRIVREMSKTKRAKCMCAVQGKLYIGCMDSSIQEVATANNKEREIKPPIKSWRIQNKPINSIVVHKDWLYSASSIVEGSKLKEWRTQYKPQMSIVTEKGRNILAIGVVEDFIYLNCNSSTSTLQIWLRGTQKNVGRISAGSRITSLLTANDIVLCGTEKGLIKVCSFKASDIKFLCFVHSLQWFFLFMIGLDTTLKAKVSCEVARIPLLVYSVRF, from the exons ATGTACACGTCTAAGAGCTCCATGGCCTCTAGTTCTTCCTTTTCTTGCTCGCCTTTATCTCATGATTATGAGAGACCAGACCTTGAATCCATAAAGGCGCTTCTAATTGCAGTAAATGAATATTTTCTCGAGTTCTTAGCAAACGCTGAATTATGGAATTCTTTGAAATCTCAGTGCATTTCCAAGCTAAATATTAGAAAGCAGGAGTTCTTTGAATTCTATGAGCATTCAGTACTCTCAAATCTTTACTGGGGCATTGAAAACATTGAAGCTGCAATACATGCAAAATGCACAGAAGAGAAAACTACTTGGCTAATGAACTCGGAAAGAATGCTTCAGGCCCCAGCATTGCTTGATGAACACGGAGTCACAGCTGGAATTCAAAACCACTACTTGGTTTGCAGTTCATATTTTTACCTCTCAGCAGTTAGGAAGCTCCAAAATGATGAGTGGCAAGTTGCCCTCCATTTTCTCCAAGCCATGTTGGTGTCTCCAAGACTTGTTCGAACTGAACTTGCGCCAGAACTGTGTGGAAATCTCTTTCCTTCGAGCATTGTTTTGGAAATTCAAATCATGGGTGGAAAGAATAATAATGAATCTGTGGCAGATTTTCTTAAGGAGGCCAATGTCAATGATGCAATCAGGGAGATTGCAAGGAGATACAAACACTGGCTAATGTATTATCAGGTCATGTTACATGGAGCAACTCCTCAGTGGCATTGCAGAAGCAGAGGGAGTTCGTCCTATAAAGGCGAGTCACTGCGTTTTTG GCAAGCGACTAGCAGGACTGACTCTTCAAATTCAATAGAGCACGAATACTTCCAAAAGTACAAG GACAAGAAATTGCATCCATTTGGTCCTCAACAATATACAGTTGATGATACAGCAGAGAAACCTAAGACATGCACGGAAATTCGAGAACTTCAGGATGACAATAAAGCTTTTAATCAGTTGGATCAAGTTCCAAAGTTGAAAATTCAGACTGAAAAGTATAAAAGCATCAAATGCCTCAAGGAAGTACTGTTGGAATCCCAATCAGATACACCAACTTCAGCAAATTCAAGCTACAGTTATTATCTGGAAGAAGATGATGGAGAG GTAAATATGGATGAAAGTATAAGCTCAATCAGAACTGCAGGTGAAGATGATCTGCAACCAGAAGTTTGTGATCA GATGCCGCAGGCTTCTTGCTTCACATTGGACCAACTATGCACAATGATGAATTTTCCACCTGCTTCTCAACAAAAAGTGCAGGAAGTTGATCAAGTAAATATTAGTAGCTTCTCTTCTGGAAGATTCCCCGATTCTATCAGTTGTTTTGATTTATCCATCTTGGAACTTAGAAATAAAAAGTCAGGCGCCCTCCAGGATCGCAATGTTGAAGACAATTCAGCTCAGAGGACATCATGGAAACACAATGCCCAAGTCACTAATCAAGTGGCAACTGCAGCATTGCAGAGTTGTAGGCTCATGCAGAGGGATGACCAGAAAAAAGTTAAGGATAAGAAGGAGTACTCTCACTGCCAAAATAACTTGAATGAACTTTGTCTTCAATCTGGAAAGGATTCCAACAGTGAGTTAATGGTGATACTTGAGAAAATTATTTCAAGACTATGCTTCTCAGAAGGATTAgcaaaatgtgaggaagactatgctGTCAAAGTTACAGCCGTTTACAAAATGTTAGACagcaaaaaagaaataaaatacacaatcttaaaggattttattcTGGATCAGCTGCTGACTGCTATATCAACATCTAAAGAGGAAAATGTCACAAGGGCATCAATTTCTATTCTTACAAGTATTGTGTCAATAAACAAGTCAGCTATAGAAGATATCAAGAATAAGGGTTTGCGGTTGTGTGATTTGGTAACTGCTCTAAAGCAAAATATGCATGAGGCAGCTATTCTTATCTACTTTATAAATCCTCCCCCAGAAGAAATAAAAACATTAGAACTTTTGCCAGAATTGATGGAGATTGTGTGCACTTCAAACAGCTATAAAGGAAAACCAGCTTCAGAACTGCTGACACCTCCTGCAGCATCATTGATGATTATTGAAATACTAGTAACTGCATTTGACTGCGATACCAATAACATGCAGTTGGCTGCAATCAGTTCTCCCCATATTCTTAGTAGGCTCCCAGATGTTGCTAGAGATAATAATTTGGAAGAATGCATCTCCatggccaaaatttttataaaatgcaTGCAGTTTGATGGACAATGCAGAAAACATATATCACAACTTACTCCTCTGGCTCCATTTAAACGTCTACTACAAAGTAATGAGAAGCGTGCCAAGTTCACAGCCCTTCAATTTTTCCATGAAATCCTTTGCATGCCAAG GTCATCAGCCATTAGCCTGTTGCAGCGGATACGTAAAGAAGGAAGTGATGACATTATGAACTTGCTGTTGCAGTGTGTCCAACAACTTCAAGCTGACTACCAACTTTTGGCAGCAAATTTATTACTGCAGTTAGATGTTCTG GGACATTCATCTGGTAAAAGTATGTTCATGGAAGAGGCCATGCAAATCATCCTCAAGTCGGTGGCATCTGAAGAAAACTCTACTTTGCAACAAATATCTACTTTCATTCTGGCAAACATTGGAGGAACTTATAGTTGGACAGGGGAACCATACACAGTGGCCTTGCTGGTGAAAAAGGCTGGCGTGACCTCCTTGTATCACCGGAATATGATCAGAAACTTTAACTGGTCAGACCTTAGCCTGCAG GATGCAGGAATGGACTCATGGTGTAGCAAGATTGCAAAAGGCATCATTAGTATTGGGAAACCTGTCTTCCATGCTTTAGAGAAAGGCATAAGAAGTAAGATCAAGTGGGTCTCTAAGAACTCTCTCACAGCAATCGCATGGATTGGATGTGAAATTGCCAAGTATCCTAACAGCCTAAGAAATTCTGCATGTGAGATACTGCTTAATGGAATTGAGCAATTTCTGCATCCAGGGGCAGCGCTTGAAGAAAGACTGCTAGCATGTCTGTGCATTTATAACTATACTTCAGGCAGAG GGATGCAGAAACTAATCCATTTCTCAGAAGGAGTACGAGAGTCCCTAAGACGCTTTTCAAGTGTAACCTGGATGGCTGAGGAACTACATAGAGTAGCAGACTTTTACTTGCCCAACAAATCT CGTATATCCTGTGTACATACACAAATTTTAGAGGCAAAACAGAGCAAAAGTGGAGCTGTAACTGCCCTTATCTACTACAGGGGACTGCTTTACAGTGGCTATTCTGATGGTTCAATTAAG GTGTGGGACATCAAACAGCAGTCAGCCACTCTTGTATGGGACCTGAAAGAGCACAAAAAGGCAGTGACATGTTTTTCACTCTTTGAACCTGGGGAAAGCCTTCTAAGCGGATCTGCTGATAAGACCATCAGG GTTTGGCAAATGGTCCATAGGAAATTGGAGTGCATTGAAGTTATAGCAATGAAGGAACCAATTCAAAAGATAGAAACATATGGCCAAATGATTTTTATGATCACCCAAAGCCATAGGATGAAG GTGTTTGATTCATCCAGAATAGTAAGGGAGATGAGCAAGACTAAGAGGGCGAAGTGCATGTGTGCAGTCCAAGGGAAGCTTTACATAGGCTGCATGGATTCAAGCATACAG GAAGTAGCCACTGCAAACAATAAGGAGAGAGAGATCAAACCACCAATAAAGAGTTGGAGGATTCAAAACAAGCCAATCAATTCTATTGTTGTGCACAAAGATTGGCTTTACAGTGCGAGTTCAATAGTTGAGGGTTCAAAACTTAAG GAATGGAGAACACAATACAAACCCCAAATGTCAATAGTAACAGAGAAAGGCAGAAATATACTAGCAATAGGAGTGGTGGAAGACTTTATATACTTGAATTGTAACTCATCAACTAGTACGCTTCAG ATCTGGTTGAGAGGGACACAAAAGAATGTGGGAAGGATATCAGCAGGCAGCAGAATAACAAGCCTCCTCACAGCCAATGACATTGTTCTTTGTGGTACTGAGAAGGGATTAATTAAGGTTTGTTCATTTAAAGCATCTGATATCAAGTTTCTTTGCTTTGTTCATTCACTTCAATGGTTTTTCCTCTTTATGATAGGGCTGGATACCACTCTAAAGGCAAAAGTATCATGTGAAGTGGCTAGAATTCCACTACTGGTGTATAGTGTCAGATTTTAA
- the LOC110673945 gene encoding putative E3 ubiquitin-protein ligase LIN-1 isoform X2: protein MYTSKSSMASSSSFSCSPLSHDYERPDLESIKALLIAVNEYFLEFLANAELWNSLKSQCISKLNIRKQEFFEFYEHSVLSNLYWGIENIEAAIHAKCTEEKTTWLMNSERMLQAPALLDEHGVTAGIQNHYLVCSSYFYLSAVRKLQNDEWQVALHFLQAMLVSPRLVRTELAPELCGNLFPSSIVLEIQIMGGKNNNESVADFLKEANVNDAIREIARRYKHWLMYYQVMLHGATPQWHCRSRGSSSYKGESLRFWQATSRTDSSNSIEHEYFQKYKDKKLHPFGPQQYTVDDTAEKPKTCTEIRELQDDNKAFNQLDQVPKLKIQTEKYKSIKCLKEVLLESQSDTPTSANSSYSYYLEEDDGEVNMDESISSIRTAGEDDLQPEVCDQMPQASCFTLDQLCTMMNFPPASQQKVQEVDQVNISSFSSGRFPDSISCFDLSILELRNKKSGALQDRNVEDNSAQRTSWKHNAQVTNQVATAALQSCRLMQRDDQKKVKDKKEYSHCQNNLNELCLQSGKDSNSELMVILEKIISRLCFSEGLAKCEEDYAVKVTAVYKMLDSKKEIKYTILKDFILDQLLTAISTSKEENVTRASISILTSIVSINKSAIEDIKNKGLRLCDLVTALKQNMHEAAILIYFINPPPEEIKTLELLPELMEIVCTSNSYKGKPASELLTPPAASLMIIEILVTAFDCDTNNMQLAAISSPHILSRLPDVARDNNLEECISMAKIFIKCMQFDGQCRKHISQLTPLAPFKRLLQSNEKRAKFTALQFFHEILCMPRSSAISLLQRIRKEGSDDIMNLLLQCVQQLQADYQLLAANLLLQLDVLGHSSGKSMFMEEAMQIILKSVASEENSTLQQISTFILANIGGTYSWTGEPYTVALLVKKAGVTSLYHRNMIRNFNWSDLSLQDAGMDSWCSKIAKGIISIGKPVFHALEKGIRSKIKWVSKNSLTAIAWIGCEIAKYPNSLRNSACEILLNGIEQFLHPGAALEERLLACLCIYNYTSGRGMQKLIHFSEGVRESLRRFSSVTWMAEELHRVADFYLPNKSRISCVHTQILEAKQSKSGAVTALIYYRGLLYSGYSDGSIKVWDIKQQSATLVWDLKEHKKAVTCFSLFEPGESLLSGSADKTIRVWQMVHRKLECIEVIAMKEPIQKIETYGQMIFMITQSHRMKVFDSSRIVREMSKTKRAKCMCAVQGKLYIGCMDSSIQEVATANNKEREIKPPIKSWRIQNKPINSIVVHKDWLYSASSIVEGSKLKEWRTQYKPQMSIVTEKGRNILAIGVVEDFIYLNCNSSTSTLQIWLRGTQKNVGRISAGSRITSLLTANDIVLCGTEKGLIKGWIPL from the exons ATGTACACGTCTAAGAGCTCCATGGCCTCTAGTTCTTCCTTTTCTTGCTCGCCTTTATCTCATGATTATGAGAGACCAGACCTTGAATCCATAAAGGCGCTTCTAATTGCAGTAAATGAATATTTTCTCGAGTTCTTAGCAAACGCTGAATTATGGAATTCTTTGAAATCTCAGTGCATTTCCAAGCTAAATATTAGAAAGCAGGAGTTCTTTGAATTCTATGAGCATTCAGTACTCTCAAATCTTTACTGGGGCATTGAAAACATTGAAGCTGCAATACATGCAAAATGCACAGAAGAGAAAACTACTTGGCTAATGAACTCGGAAAGAATGCTTCAGGCCCCAGCATTGCTTGATGAACACGGAGTCACAGCTGGAATTCAAAACCACTACTTGGTTTGCAGTTCATATTTTTACCTCTCAGCAGTTAGGAAGCTCCAAAATGATGAGTGGCAAGTTGCCCTCCATTTTCTCCAAGCCATGTTGGTGTCTCCAAGACTTGTTCGAACTGAACTTGCGCCAGAACTGTGTGGAAATCTCTTTCCTTCGAGCATTGTTTTGGAAATTCAAATCATGGGTGGAAAGAATAATAATGAATCTGTGGCAGATTTTCTTAAGGAGGCCAATGTCAATGATGCAATCAGGGAGATTGCAAGGAGATACAAACACTGGCTAATGTATTATCAGGTCATGTTACATGGAGCAACTCCTCAGTGGCATTGCAGAAGCAGAGGGAGTTCGTCCTATAAAGGCGAGTCACTGCGTTTTTG GCAAGCGACTAGCAGGACTGACTCTTCAAATTCAATAGAGCACGAATACTTCCAAAAGTACAAG GACAAGAAATTGCATCCATTTGGTCCTCAACAATATACAGTTGATGATACAGCAGAGAAACCTAAGACATGCACGGAAATTCGAGAACTTCAGGATGACAATAAAGCTTTTAATCAGTTGGATCAAGTTCCAAAGTTGAAAATTCAGACTGAAAAGTATAAAAGCATCAAATGCCTCAAGGAAGTACTGTTGGAATCCCAATCAGATACACCAACTTCAGCAAATTCAAGCTACAGTTATTATCTGGAAGAAGATGATGGAGAG GTAAATATGGATGAAAGTATAAGCTCAATCAGAACTGCAGGTGAAGATGATCTGCAACCAGAAGTTTGTGATCA GATGCCGCAGGCTTCTTGCTTCACATTGGACCAACTATGCACAATGATGAATTTTCCACCTGCTTCTCAACAAAAAGTGCAGGAAGTTGATCAAGTAAATATTAGTAGCTTCTCTTCTGGAAGATTCCCCGATTCTATCAGTTGTTTTGATTTATCCATCTTGGAACTTAGAAATAAAAAGTCAGGCGCCCTCCAGGATCGCAATGTTGAAGACAATTCAGCTCAGAGGACATCATGGAAACACAATGCCCAAGTCACTAATCAAGTGGCAACTGCAGCATTGCAGAGTTGTAGGCTCATGCAGAGGGATGACCAGAAAAAAGTTAAGGATAAGAAGGAGTACTCTCACTGCCAAAATAACTTGAATGAACTTTGTCTTCAATCTGGAAAGGATTCCAACAGTGAGTTAATGGTGATACTTGAGAAAATTATTTCAAGACTATGCTTCTCAGAAGGATTAgcaaaatgtgaggaagactatgctGTCAAAGTTACAGCCGTTTACAAAATGTTAGACagcaaaaaagaaataaaatacacaatcttaaaggattttattcTGGATCAGCTGCTGACTGCTATATCAACATCTAAAGAGGAAAATGTCACAAGGGCATCAATTTCTATTCTTACAAGTATTGTGTCAATAAACAAGTCAGCTATAGAAGATATCAAGAATAAGGGTTTGCGGTTGTGTGATTTGGTAACTGCTCTAAAGCAAAATATGCATGAGGCAGCTATTCTTATCTACTTTATAAATCCTCCCCCAGAAGAAATAAAAACATTAGAACTTTTGCCAGAATTGATGGAGATTGTGTGCACTTCAAACAGCTATAAAGGAAAACCAGCTTCAGAACTGCTGACACCTCCTGCAGCATCATTGATGATTATTGAAATACTAGTAACTGCATTTGACTGCGATACCAATAACATGCAGTTGGCTGCAATCAGTTCTCCCCATATTCTTAGTAGGCTCCCAGATGTTGCTAGAGATAATAATTTGGAAGAATGCATCTCCatggccaaaatttttataaaatgcaTGCAGTTTGATGGACAATGCAGAAAACATATATCACAACTTACTCCTCTGGCTCCATTTAAACGTCTACTACAAAGTAATGAGAAGCGTGCCAAGTTCACAGCCCTTCAATTTTTCCATGAAATCCTTTGCATGCCAAG GTCATCAGCCATTAGCCTGTTGCAGCGGATACGTAAAGAAGGAAGTGATGACATTATGAACTTGCTGTTGCAGTGTGTCCAACAACTTCAAGCTGACTACCAACTTTTGGCAGCAAATTTATTACTGCAGTTAGATGTTCTG GGACATTCATCTGGTAAAAGTATGTTCATGGAAGAGGCCATGCAAATCATCCTCAAGTCGGTGGCATCTGAAGAAAACTCTACTTTGCAACAAATATCTACTTTCATTCTGGCAAACATTGGAGGAACTTATAGTTGGACAGGGGAACCATACACAGTGGCCTTGCTGGTGAAAAAGGCTGGCGTGACCTCCTTGTATCACCGGAATATGATCAGAAACTTTAACTGGTCAGACCTTAGCCTGCAG GATGCAGGAATGGACTCATGGTGTAGCAAGATTGCAAAAGGCATCATTAGTATTGGGAAACCTGTCTTCCATGCTTTAGAGAAAGGCATAAGAAGTAAGATCAAGTGGGTCTCTAAGAACTCTCTCACAGCAATCGCATGGATTGGATGTGAAATTGCCAAGTATCCTAACAGCCTAAGAAATTCTGCATGTGAGATACTGCTTAATGGAATTGAGCAATTTCTGCATCCAGGGGCAGCGCTTGAAGAAAGACTGCTAGCATGTCTGTGCATTTATAACTATACTTCAGGCAGAG GGATGCAGAAACTAATCCATTTCTCAGAAGGAGTACGAGAGTCCCTAAGACGCTTTTCAAGTGTAACCTGGATGGCTGAGGAACTACATAGAGTAGCAGACTTTTACTTGCCCAACAAATCT CGTATATCCTGTGTACATACACAAATTTTAGAGGCAAAACAGAGCAAAAGTGGAGCTGTAACTGCCCTTATCTACTACAGGGGACTGCTTTACAGTGGCTATTCTGATGGTTCAATTAAG GTGTGGGACATCAAACAGCAGTCAGCCACTCTTGTATGGGACCTGAAAGAGCACAAAAAGGCAGTGACATGTTTTTCACTCTTTGAACCTGGGGAAAGCCTTCTAAGCGGATCTGCTGATAAGACCATCAGG GTTTGGCAAATGGTCCATAGGAAATTGGAGTGCATTGAAGTTATAGCAATGAAGGAACCAATTCAAAAGATAGAAACATATGGCCAAATGATTTTTATGATCACCCAAAGCCATAGGATGAAG GTGTTTGATTCATCCAGAATAGTAAGGGAGATGAGCAAGACTAAGAGGGCGAAGTGCATGTGTGCAGTCCAAGGGAAGCTTTACATAGGCTGCATGGATTCAAGCATACAG GAAGTAGCCACTGCAAACAATAAGGAGAGAGAGATCAAACCACCAATAAAGAGTTGGAGGATTCAAAACAAGCCAATCAATTCTATTGTTGTGCACAAAGATTGGCTTTACAGTGCGAGTTCAATAGTTGAGGGTTCAAAACTTAAG GAATGGAGAACACAATACAAACCCCAAATGTCAATAGTAACAGAGAAAGGCAGAAATATACTAGCAATAGGAGTGGTGGAAGACTTTATATACTTGAATTGTAACTCATCAACTAGTACGCTTCAG ATCTGGTTGAGAGGGACACAAAAGAATGTGGGAAGGATATCAGCAGGCAGCAGAATAACAAGCCTCCTCACAGCCAATGACATTGTTCTTTGTGGTACTGAGAAGGGATTAATTAAG GGCTGGATACCACTCTAA
- the LOC110673946 gene encoding uncharacterized protein LOC110673946: MTILSWNCQGSGSPLTMRTLRELISANKPGIVFLPKTKKKSAFLERWKARFGFNHSFYVDPIGLSGGLALWWRDPISIQILNASSRWIDAMVHYHYSWHATFLYGESEAGNKISFLRQLKNLHLNTEDPWLLIGDFNICNSNRDKWGRRTINSQIASAYNDFLMEEQLGELKFKGSRFTWSNKHQVPSRVMERIDKVVVSLEWKMLFPYCQLFHDKLLASDHRPLVLVLLSKVRKPRRTFNFDLRWTTYNNCDRVVAQAWQQVDSTEPFQTKLMDCRRMLSSWSAQEFGNARWRIQELSKQLDMLQSYPRGISSPEEIDSIKAELKFQWQLEEIYWYQKSRINWLRYADKNSHFFHSSTIIRRCRNQISKIKGADGNWIQNDYAIKQEALNFFKQLYQARQDIISPMQSAFVPNRSIQDNILVAHEAFHSLKCRRRDDTILFGRASLEEANQLKEFLDDFCIVSGQRINKHKSDITFNSNTPHHIQSSIANMLQISNSGSLSKYLGLPISGGRSKCKALSFLKARVVSNLQGWQTKYLSMAGREILIKAVIQAIPSYVMSVFKLPSGFIKEIQQLTSKFWWRQSIDKVIMGVYGSGIGGVVIISSKHKRLCSLACPFSLPIFSLLFYWGMKRLTMMGILLQAYWIVKPVFMLSRMI, encoded by the exons ATGACAATCCTAAGTTGGAATTGTCAGGGGTCCGGGTCCCCCCTGACAATGAGGACGCTTAGAGAATTAATCTCTGCTAATAAACCCGGGATTGTGTTTTTGCcaaaaacaaagaagaaaagtGCCTTTTTGGAAAGATGGAAAGCTCGTTTTGGTTTTAACCATTCATTTTATGTAGACCCAATTGGGTTATCTGGAGGTCTGGCTTTGTGGTGGAGAGATCCTATTTCTATTCAGATTTTGAATGCCTCTAGCAGATGGATTGATGCAATGGTGCACTATCATTATTCATGGCATGCGACGTTCCTATATGGAGAATCGGAAGCAGGTAATAAAATTTCCTTTCTTAGGCAGCTGAAAAATCTTCATTTGAATACGGAAGACCCTTGGTTGTTAATTGGTGATTTTAATATCTGCAACTCCAATAGAGATAAATGGGGAAGAAGAACAATAAATTCCCAAATTGCATCTGCTTATAATGATTTTCTGATGGAAGAACAATTGGGAGAGCTTAAGTTTAAAGGGTCGCGGTTCACCTGGTCTAACAAGCATCAAGTTCCCTCTAGAGTAATGGAGCGAATTGATAAAGTAGTTGTTTCTTTAGAATGGAAAATGCTTTTTCCTTACTGTCAATTGTTTCATGATAAATTGCTCGCCTCGGACCATCGTCCACTTGTGTTGGTCCTGTTGTCCAAGGTCAGGAAACCTCGGAGAACTTTCAATTTTGATCTTCGTTGGACCACCTATAATAACTGTGACCGTGTAGTTGCTCAAGCTTGGCAGCAAGTGGACTCAACTGAACCATTTCAAACTAAGTTGATGGATTGTAGGAGGATGTTAAGTAGTTGGAGTGCTCAAGAATTTGGGAATGCTCGGTGGCGTATTCAAGAGTTATCAAAGCAGCTTGATATGCTTCAATCATACCCAAGGGGTATTTCGTCCCCTGAAGAGATTGATTCCATAAAAGCTGAGCTCAAATTTCAATGGCAATTAGAAGAAATCTACTGGTACCAGAAATCTAGGATAAATTGGTTGCGGTAtgcagataagaactctcatttCTTCCACTCCTCTACAATAATTAGGAGGTGCAGGAATCAAATCAGCAAAATTAAGGGGGCAGATGGGAATTGGATCCAAAATGATTATGCTATCAAGCAAGAGGCTCTGAATTTTTTCAAACAGCTTTACCAAGCTAGACAG GACATCATTTCCCCTATGCAATCTGCCTTTGTGCCTAATCGAAGTATCCAGGACAACATTCTGGTTGCTCATGAAGCTTTTCATAGCCTCAAATGTCGCAGGAGAG ATGACACCATCTTGTTTGGAAGGGCCTCTTTGGAAGAAGCAAATCAACTAAAAGAATTTCTGGATGATTTTTGTATAGTTTCTGGGCAGAGAATTAACAAGCACAAATCTGATATTACCTTCAACAGTAACACTCCTCACCATATCCAGTCCAGTATTGCAAATATGTTGCAAATTTCTAACTCTGGTTCTTTATCCAAATATCTTGGCTTGCCTATATCCGGGGGACGGTCAAAATGCAAGGCGTTATCTTTTCTGAAGGCAAGAGTGGTCAGTAACCTTCAAGGATGGCAAACAAAATATTTATCTATGGCAGGAAGGGAAATATTAATCAAGGCTGTTATTCAAGCTATTCCATCCTATGTGATGTCAGTGTTCAAGCTACCTTCAGGCTTTATTAAAGAGATTCAGCAATTGACATCTAAATTTTGGTGGCGACAATCTATAGACAAG GTGATAATGGGAGTATATGGTTCTGGGATTGGAGGAGTAGTCATAATTTCCAGCAAGCACAAACGACTGTGCAGCCTGGCATGTCCTTTTTCCCTCCCCatcttttcccttttattttaCTGGGGAATGAAAAGGTTGACAATGATGGGTATTTTGCTCCAGGCTTATTGGATAGTGAAGCCAGTATTTATGCTCTCTCGTATGATATAA